The DNA window ATGACGACGTCGGGCGTCTCGGCCGTGTCCGCGGGCGCGCCTGCCGGGGGCATGGTGTCAGTCATGGCGATTCATCCGGACGATCAGATCGGCCAGCAGGCCGAGGCTGAACAGGATCAGGCCGCTCAACACGAGCATGGTGGCGTTCGTCGTGATACGCAGCGACTTGGTGAAGATGTCGAAGAAGATCTTGAAGACGCCCGCGGCGAGCAGCGTGAGGGCGATGGGAGCGAACACCCGCAGCGGCTCGAAGTAGGTCACCATCCGCACCACCTGCAGGATGTAGCGGTAGGCGTCCTTGATCGGGTGGAAGTGAGAGCGTCCCGCCCGTGGTGAATACGCGATCGGCATGTAGTCGACCAGGAGGCCGTTGGCGAGGAACGCCAGCGTGATCGTCGTCACGCACGAGAACCCCGCCGGCAGCAGTCCGAGGTAGGGCAGGGCGTGCTCCTTGGAGAACGCGCGCAGGCCGGAGTTGAGGTCGGGGATGCGGCTGTCGCTGAGGTACTCGGCGAGCCGGCGAATCAACCACTTCGTGGGGACCCGCAGGAACTTGAACGTTCCCTCCTCGGTCGTGCGGGCGCCGACGACCTGGTGCGTGTTGCCCGCGACCAGGTGGTCGACCAGCTCCGGGATCCGCTCGTTGGGGTAGGTCATGTCCGCGTCGGTCCAGACCACGTACCTGCCGTGGGCCTCCAGGGTCCCGATGCGCCGCGCGGTGCCCGACCCCCGGTTGGTCGGGAAGCGCAGCAGTCGCACGAACGGAAGGCCCTCGACGCGATCGCCGGTGCCGTCGGTCGAGCCGTCGTCGATGACGAGGATCTCGAACGAGTAGTCCGTGGCCTTGAGCGCTGCGGAGATGCGGTCGACCTCGGCGACGACGTGGCCCGCCTCGTTGTAGGCGGGGAGCACGACGGTCACGTCGATGGTTGGTGGGCGTGCATCAGCCATGAGGCCAGCCGGAGAAGGAGAGGCAGCAGGGCGATCGCCACGGAAGCATAGCGGTCCGGGGCGGTCTTCGGGTATGGCCGGACGACGGGGTCGTGCGAACGGACGGCGACCTGTGACGGGCGGGGCGTCGATGGGAGCAGACGCTCTAGCATCGCCCGCCGTGAGGTACATGCGCATGCTGGGGATCGCAGTCACGGCGGTCGCCGTGCTCATCGTGGGCGAGATCGTCGCCGCGCGGTCGCGGACCTACCTCGTGGACGTGCCGTTCACCGTCGACCGGACCATCGGATCGACCGGTAACGGGCGCGCGCCGCTCGAGCTTCGCGTCCTCGGCGACTCGACCGCCGCCGGGGTCGGGGTCGACTGCGCAGAGGACGCGCTGCCGGCGCTGCTCGCCGAGCGGGTCGCACACAGGACCGGCCGTCCGGTCCACGTCGTCGGCCTCGGCGTCTCGGGTGCCGAGACCGCGGACCTGTCCACCGGCCAGATCGCATGGGTCCGCGACGCTGACGTGATCGTGCTCGTCGTGGGCAGCAACGACGTGATCCACGCGACCGGGCGCTCGCGCATGCGTGAGCAGACCGCG is part of the Euzebyales bacterium genome and encodes:
- a CDS encoding glycosyltransferase family 2 protein, producing the protein MADARPPTIDVTVVLPAYNEAGHVVAEVDRISAALKATDYSFEILVIDDGSTDGTGDRVEGLPFVRLLRFPTNRGSGTARRIGTLEAHGRYVVWTDADMTYPNERIPELVDHLVAGNTHQVVGARTTEEGTFKFLRVPTKWLIRRLAEYLSDSRIPDLNSGLRAFSKEHALPYLGLLPAGFSCVTTITLAFLANGLLVDYMPIAYSPRAGRSHFHPIKDAYRYILQVVRMVTYFEPLRVFAPIALTLLAAGVFKIFFDIFTKSLRITTNATMLVLSGLILFSLGLLADLIVRMNRHD
- a CDS encoding SGNH/GDSL hydrolase family protein, encoding MLGIAVTAVAVLIVGEIVAARSRTYLVDVPFTVDRTIGSTGNGRAPLELRVLGDSTAAGVGVDCAEDALPALLAERVAHRTGRPVHVVGLGVSGAETADLSTGQIAWVRDADVIVLVVGSNDVIHATGRSRMREQTAQVLSDATATGASVVLGGIPRFYGVRALAQPLRAMVDGYAAVLRDVQRDVAASYRGVVFVDIAALASPRFLGVPDSMSSDAFHPSTVGYGFWADALAPAVVAAASTPQ